The following coding sequences are from one Humulus lupulus chromosome X, drHumLupu1.1, whole genome shotgun sequence window:
- the LOC133806793 gene encoding uncharacterized protein LOC133806793 translates to MNIVLICENHTFVFTDECLEVPAATVPKTSREKYDARILSNNKAKCYMLASMSDVLRKKHEDMETPYEMWESLQAMFGQQSDQCRHEATRAYTNMRMKKGVSVREHVLNMINTMHDVEVHGETIDKRAQE, encoded by the coding sequence atgaacattgtgttGATTTGTGAGAACCATACGTTTGTCTTTACTGATGAATGTCTTGAGGTCCCTGCTGCCACTGTTCCCAAAACTTCTAGAGAGAAATATGATGCTAGGATTTTATCCAACAATAAGGCTAAATGCtacatgcttgctagtatgagtgatGTACTCAGAAAGAAGCATGAAGACATGGAGACTCCATATGAAATGTGGGAGTCTCTTCAAGCCATGTTTGGACAACAGTCCGATCAAtgcagacatgaggctactagagccTATACGAACATGagaatgaagaaaggagtttctgtcagagaacatgttctAAATATGATCAATACAATGCATGATGTAGAAGTTCATGGAGAAACCATTGACAAGAGGGCTCAAGAGTAA